The DNA region AGCCCGATCACCTTGGCCGTCGCTCTTACGGTGCTCGGTGTCAGCCGGATCACCGCACGGGCGGTCGCGAAGGTGCTGTACGAGCGCGCTCGTCGCGCCACACTGGTCGCTGTGCTCGACACAGACCGCCACAACGTCGCGGAGCTTCGAATCCACCACGATCCCAATGCCTGCGATCTTCACCTGCGGAGGCGTGACCCGCAGGACGACGACCTTGGACCTACGGGTGCGCCACGGCGGTGCGGGTGACGACGGCGGCGGATTTTGACGAACTGTTCGTGGCGCGGTTCGCCGCGGTGGTGCGCGCCTTGGTGGTGCTGGGAGCCGACCGATCCACGGCCGAGGACCTGGCGCAGGAGGCGTTCCTGGTCGCCCTGGGCGACTGGGAGAAGGTCGGACGCCTGGACAGACCAGAGGCTTGGGTAGCGAAGATCGCGGTCTACAAGTGGCGCCAGCTGCGCAGAACGGTGGTCCGGCGACAGGAGCTGTCCCGGCGGGCGTGGCCGTTCCCCAACGCGTGTGAACCGCAGCCCGCCGAGGATGTCGAGAGGCGGTCCGACGTGGTGAACGGCTTGCTCGGTCTGACCGAGCGGCAGCGCGAGGTGCTGGTGCTGCACTACTTCCTCGACCAAACTGTTGACGAGGTAGCGCAGACGTTGGGAATTGCGCCGGGCACGGTCAAATCCACACTGCACGATGGTCGTGCTGCGTTGGCCAAGAGCTTGGAGCCGAGTTACGCGGATGAGTTCAGGAAAGGGGGGCAGAGCTGATGGCTGAGGAATCCGACGACTTCAAGCGGCTGCTGCACGAGGCGACACAAGACGTCGAATACTCCCCCGAGGACCTGGCGGCCCGCTTGGACAACCTCAAGCGGCGTGCTGCGGCCCACGCCGCGAGGACTCCCACGCCCTCGGATCCACCAGACACCGTCCGGCCGGACCGCGTCCCGTCGTTTCGACCGTCGGGCGTTCTCGGCGAGATCATCGACGCAGTCCGTGCCGACCTCGCGGAGCGGCAGGCGCGTGTCAGCCTCGACGAGCTCAAGGAGCGCGCGGCCAAGGCTCCCGCGGCCAAGGACGGTCTCGCCGCCCTGCGCGGGGACAGCGTCAAGGTCATCTGTGAGGTCAAACGCTCCAGCGCCTCCAAGGGCGCGCTGGCCGCGATCGCCGACCCGGCGGCGCTCGCCGCCGACTACGAGGCGGGCGGCGCGGCCGTCATCTCCGTCCTCACCGAACAGAGCCGCTTCGGCGGCTCGCCGGCCGACCTGGAGGCGGTCCGCGCCCGCGTGGACATCCCGGTCCTCCGCAAGGACTTCATCGTCACCTCGTACCAGCTGTGGGAGACCCGGGCCTACGGCGCCGATCTCGTGCTGCTGATCGTGGCAGCCCTCGACCAGCCCGCCCTGGAGTCGCTCATCGAGCGCGCCGAGTCCATCGGGCTCACGCCGATCGTCGAGGTCCA from Streptomyces sp. NBC_00258 includes:
- a CDS encoding SigE family RNA polymerase sigma factor, which produces MTTAADFDELFVARFAAVVRALVVLGADRSTAEDLAQEAFLVALGDWEKVGRLDRPEAWVAKIAVYKWRQLRRTVVRRQELSRRAWPFPNACEPQPAEDVERRSDVVNGLLGLTERQREVLVLHYFLDQTVDEVAQTLGIAPGTVKSTLHDGRAALAKSLEPSYADEFRKGGQS
- the trpC gene encoding indole-3-glycerol phosphate synthase TrpC, translated to MAEESDDFKRLLHEATQDVEYSPEDLAARLDNLKRRAAAHAARTPTPSDPPDTVRPDRVPSFRPSGVLGEIIDAVRADLAERQARVSLDELKERAAKAPAAKDGLAALRGDSVKVICEVKRSSASKGALAAIADPAALAADYEAGGAAVISVLTEQSRFGGSPADLEAVRARVDIPVLRKDFIVTSYQLWETRAYGADLVLLIVAALDQPALESLIERAESIGLTPIVEVHDEDEVDCAVAAGAKVIGVNTRNLKTLDVDRGTFERLAPRIPDHIVKVSEGGVRGPHDLIAYANAGANAVLAGESLVTGRDPRSAVSDLVAAGAQEAARRSN